A single window of Balaenoptera acutorostrata chromosome X, mBalAcu1.1, whole genome shotgun sequence DNA harbors:
- the IDS gene encoding iduronate 2-sulfatase isoform X1: MLPPGGGLLWLGLVLGSVCASVGSAAPGNSATDALNVLLIIVDDLRPSLGCYGDKLIRSPNMDQLASHSLLFQNAFAQQAVCAPSRVSLLTGRRPDTTRLYDFNSYWRAHSGNFSTIPQYFKENGYVTMSVGKVFHPGISSNHSDDSPYSWSVPPYHPSSEKYENTKTCRGPDGELHANLLCPVDVADVPEGTLPDKQSTEQAIRLLGKMKTSASPFFLAVGYHKPHIPFRYPKEFQKLYPLENITLAPDPQVPAGLPPVAYNPWMDIRRREDVQALNLSVPYGPIPADFQRKIRQSYFACVSYLDTQVGHLLSALDDLQLASSTIVALTSDHGWALGEHGEWAKYSNFDVTTRVPLVFYVPGRTAPLPAAGDKLFPYLDPFDSISESVEPGRQAGDLVELLSLFPTLAGLAGLRVPPRCPIPSFHVELCREGRNLLKHFQVRDSEEDPYIHGNPRELVAYSQYPRPADSPQWNSDKPSLKDIKVMGYSIRTVDYRYTVWVGFNPREFLANFSDVHAGELYFVASDPWQDHNMYNDSQGGALPRSLTP; encoded by the exons ATGCTGCCGCCCGGCGGGGGCCTGCTCTGGCTTGGCCTGGTCCTGGGCTCCGTCTGCGCCTCTGTCGGATCCGCGGCGCCGGGCAACTCGGCCACAG ATGCTCTGAATGTCCTTCTAATCATCGTGGATGACCTACGCCCCTCCCTGGGTTGTTACGGGGACAAGCTCATAAGGTCCCCAAACATGGACCAGCTGGCCTCCCACAGCCTCCTCTTCCAGAATGCCTTTGCCCAG CAAGCCGTGTGCGCCCCGAGCCGCGTGTCCTTGCTCACCGGGAGGAGACCAGACACTACCCGCCTGTATGACTTCAACTCCTACTGGAGGGCACACTCTGGAAACTTCTCCACCATCCCCCAGTACTTCAAGGAGAATGGCTACGTGACCATGTCGGTTGGAAAAGTCTTTCATCCTG gAATATCTTCCAATCATAGTGATGATTCTCCTTATAGCTGGTCTGTTCCACCTTATCATCCCTCCTCTGAAAAGTATGAAAACACCAAG acCTGTAGGGGACCAGACGGAGAACTCCATGCCAACCTGCTGTGCCCTGTGGATGTGGCAGATGTGCCCGAGGGCACCCTGCCTGACAAGCAGAGCACCGAGCAAGCCATACGGTTGTTGGGAAAGATGAAAACATCTGCCAGTCCTTTCTTCCTGGCTGTGGGCTATCATAAGCCGCACATCCCCTTCAGATACCCCAAG GAATTTCAGAAGCTGTATCCCTTGGAGAACATCACCCTGGCTCCTGATCCCCAGGTCCCTGCCGGCCTCCCTCCTGTGGCCTACAACCCCTGGATGGATATCAGGCGGCGGGAGGATGTCCAAGCCTTAAACCTCAGCGTGCCCTACGGCCCGATTCCCGCCGACTTTCAG CGGAAAATCCGCCAGAGCTACTTTGCCTGTGTTTCGTATTTGGATACGCAGGTTGGCCACCTTTTGAGCGCTCTGGACGATCTTCAGCTGGCGAGCAGCACGATTGTGGCGCTTACCTCGGATCACG GGTGGGCTCTGGGCGAACACGGAGAATGGGCCAAATACAGCAATTTTGACGTCACTACTCGCGTGCCCCTGGTGTTCTATGTTCCGGGAAGGACGGCTCCGCTTCCGGCGGCAGGCGACAAGCTTTTCCCATACCTCGACCCTTTTGATTCCATCTCAGAATCAGTGGAGCCAG GCCGGCAAGCCGGGGACCTCGTGgaactgctctctctcttccccacgcTCGCGGGACTTGCAGGGCTGCGCGTCCCTCCTCGCTGCCCCATCCCCTCGTTTCACGTGGAGCTGTGCCGAGAAGGCCGGAACCTTCTGAAGCATTTTCAGGTCCGTGACTCGGAAGAAGATCCATACATCCATGGTAATCCCCGTGAGTTGGTGGCCTATAGCCAGTACCCCCGGCCTGCAGACTCTCCTCAGTGGAATTCTGACAAGCCGAGTTTAAAAGATATAAAGGTCATGGGCTATTCCATACGCACAGTAGACTATAGGTATACTGTGTGGGTTGGCTTCAATCCCCGGGAATTTCTGGCTAACTTTTCAGACGTCCATGCAGGGGAACTGTATTTTGTAGCTTCTGACCCTTGGCAGGATCACAATATGTATAATGACTCCCAAGGTGGAGCCCTTCCCCGATCATTGACGCCTTGA
- the IDS gene encoding iduronate 2-sulfatase isoform X9, producing MLPPGGGLLWLGLVLGSVCASVGSAAPGNSATDALNVLLIIVDDLRPSLGCYGDKLIRSPNMDQLASHSLLFQNAFAQQAVCAPSRVSLLTGRRPDTTRLYDFNSYWRAHSGNFSTIPQYFKENGYVTMSVGKVFHPGISSNHSDDSPYSWSVPPYHPSSEKYENTKTCRGPDGELHANLLCPVDVADVPEGTLPDKQSTEQAIRLLGKMKTSASPFFLAVGYHKPHIPFRYPKEFQKLYPLENITLAPDPQVPAGLPPVAYNPWMDIRRREDVQALNLSVPYGPIPADFQRKIRQSYFACVSYLDTQVGHLLSALDDLQLASSTIVALTSDHGWALGEHGEWAKYSNFDVTTRVPLVFYVPGRTAPLPAAGDKLFPYLDPFDSISESVEPGRQAGDLVELLSLFPTLAGLAGLRVPPRCPIPSFHVELCREGRNLLKHFQHSFSIKNLQILLLRKA from the exons ATGCTGCCGCCCGGCGGGGGCCTGCTCTGGCTTGGCCTGGTCCTGGGCTCCGTCTGCGCCTCTGTCGGATCCGCGGCGCCGGGCAACTCGGCCACAG ATGCTCTGAATGTCCTTCTAATCATCGTGGATGACCTACGCCCCTCCCTGGGTTGTTACGGGGACAAGCTCATAAGGTCCCCAAACATGGACCAGCTGGCCTCCCACAGCCTCCTCTTCCAGAATGCCTTTGCCCAG CAAGCCGTGTGCGCCCCGAGCCGCGTGTCCTTGCTCACCGGGAGGAGACCAGACACTACCCGCCTGTATGACTTCAACTCCTACTGGAGGGCACACTCTGGAAACTTCTCCACCATCCCCCAGTACTTCAAGGAGAATGGCTACGTGACCATGTCGGTTGGAAAAGTCTTTCATCCTG gAATATCTTCCAATCATAGTGATGATTCTCCTTATAGCTGGTCTGTTCCACCTTATCATCCCTCCTCTGAAAAGTATGAAAACACCAAG acCTGTAGGGGACCAGACGGAGAACTCCATGCCAACCTGCTGTGCCCTGTGGATGTGGCAGATGTGCCCGAGGGCACCCTGCCTGACAAGCAGAGCACCGAGCAAGCCATACGGTTGTTGGGAAAGATGAAAACATCTGCCAGTCCTTTCTTCCTGGCTGTGGGCTATCATAAGCCGCACATCCCCTTCAGATACCCCAAG GAATTTCAGAAGCTGTATCCCTTGGAGAACATCACCCTGGCTCCTGATCCCCAGGTCCCTGCCGGCCTCCCTCCTGTGGCCTACAACCCCTGGATGGATATCAGGCGGCGGGAGGATGTCCAAGCCTTAAACCTCAGCGTGCCCTACGGCCCGATTCCCGCCGACTTTCAG CGGAAAATCCGCCAGAGCTACTTTGCCTGTGTTTCGTATTTGGATACGCAGGTTGGCCACCTTTTGAGCGCTCTGGACGATCTTCAGCTGGCGAGCAGCACGATTGTGGCGCTTACCTCGGATCACG GGTGGGCTCTGGGCGAACACGGAGAATGGGCCAAATACAGCAATTTTGACGTCACTACTCGCGTGCCCCTGGTGTTCTATGTTCCGGGAAGGACGGCTCCGCTTCCGGCGGCAGGCGACAAGCTTTTCCCATACCTCGACCCTTTTGATTCCATCTCAGAATCAGTGGAGCCAG GCCGGCAAGCCGGGGACCTCGTGgaactgctctctctcttccccacgcTCGCGGGACTTGCAGGGCTGCGCGTCCCTCCTCGCTGCCCCATCCCCTCGTTTCACGTGGAGCTGTGCCGAGAAGGCCGGAACCTTCTGAAGCATTTTCAG CACAGTTTCAGTATCAAGAATCTCCAAATTCTACTCTTGCGGAAGGCGTAA
- the IDS gene encoding iduronate 2-sulfatase isoform X2: MLPPGGGLLWLGLVLGSVCASVGSAAPGNSATDALNVLLIIVDDLRPSLGCYGDKLIRSPNMDQLASHSLLFQNAFAQQAVCAPSRVSLLTGRRPDTTRLYDFNSYWRAHSGNFSTIPQYFKENGYVTMSVGKVFHPGISSNHSDDSPYSWSVPPYHPSSEKYENTKTCRGPDGELHANLLCPVDVADVPEGTLPDKQSTEQAIRLLGKMKTSASPFFLAVGYHKPHIPFRYPKEFQKLYPLENITLAPDPQVPAGLPPVAYNPWMDIRRREDVQALNLSVPYGPIPADFQRKIRQSYFACVSYLDTQVGHLLSALDDLQLASSTIVALTSDHGWALGEHGEWAKYSNFDVTTRVPLVFYVPGRTAPLPAAGDKLFPYLDPFDSISESVEPGVKGKFTLTSVSQSSQAGPLQVASVPWLSWSLSSKKLQFEKTLPETSAGQDGHRCHGGRPVGSLPASRGPRGTALSLPHARGTCRAARPSSLPHPLVSRGAVPRRPEPSEAFSVSVSRISKFYSCGRRNWNRARESKVTCILAIT; encoded by the exons ATGCTGCCGCCCGGCGGGGGCCTGCTCTGGCTTGGCCTGGTCCTGGGCTCCGTCTGCGCCTCTGTCGGATCCGCGGCGCCGGGCAACTCGGCCACAG ATGCTCTGAATGTCCTTCTAATCATCGTGGATGACCTACGCCCCTCCCTGGGTTGTTACGGGGACAAGCTCATAAGGTCCCCAAACATGGACCAGCTGGCCTCCCACAGCCTCCTCTTCCAGAATGCCTTTGCCCAG CAAGCCGTGTGCGCCCCGAGCCGCGTGTCCTTGCTCACCGGGAGGAGACCAGACACTACCCGCCTGTATGACTTCAACTCCTACTGGAGGGCACACTCTGGAAACTTCTCCACCATCCCCCAGTACTTCAAGGAGAATGGCTACGTGACCATGTCGGTTGGAAAAGTCTTTCATCCTG gAATATCTTCCAATCATAGTGATGATTCTCCTTATAGCTGGTCTGTTCCACCTTATCATCCCTCCTCTGAAAAGTATGAAAACACCAAG acCTGTAGGGGACCAGACGGAGAACTCCATGCCAACCTGCTGTGCCCTGTGGATGTGGCAGATGTGCCCGAGGGCACCCTGCCTGACAAGCAGAGCACCGAGCAAGCCATACGGTTGTTGGGAAAGATGAAAACATCTGCCAGTCCTTTCTTCCTGGCTGTGGGCTATCATAAGCCGCACATCCCCTTCAGATACCCCAAG GAATTTCAGAAGCTGTATCCCTTGGAGAACATCACCCTGGCTCCTGATCCCCAGGTCCCTGCCGGCCTCCCTCCTGTGGCCTACAACCCCTGGATGGATATCAGGCGGCGGGAGGATGTCCAAGCCTTAAACCTCAGCGTGCCCTACGGCCCGATTCCCGCCGACTTTCAG CGGAAAATCCGCCAGAGCTACTTTGCCTGTGTTTCGTATTTGGATACGCAGGTTGGCCACCTTTTGAGCGCTCTGGACGATCTTCAGCTGGCGAGCAGCACGATTGTGGCGCTTACCTCGGATCACG GGTGGGCTCTGGGCGAACACGGAGAATGGGCCAAATACAGCAATTTTGACGTCACTACTCGCGTGCCCCTGGTGTTCTATGTTCCGGGAAGGACGGCTCCGCTTCCGGCGGCAGGCGACAAGCTTTTCCCATACCTCGACCCTTTTGATTCCATCTCAGAATCAGTGGAGCCAG GAGTGAAGGGCAAGTTTACTTTGACCTCCGTGTCTCAGTCCTCCCAAGCTGGTCCTCTCCAGGTAGCGTCAGTCCCCTGGTTATCCTGGTCTTTGTCTTCCAAAAAGCTCCAGTTTGAGAAAACACTTCCGGAAACATCAGCTGGACAAGATGGCCATCGCTGCCACGGGGGTCGGCCTGTGGGTTCTCT GCCGGCAAGCCGGGGACCTCGTGgaactgctctctctcttccccacgcTCGCGGGACTTGCAGGGCTGCGCGTCCCTCCTCGCTGCCCCATCCCCTCGTTTCACGTGGAGCTGTGCCGAGAAGGCCGGAACCTTCTGAAGCATTTTCAG TTTCAGTATCAAGAATCTCCAAATTCTACTCTTGCGGAAGGCGTAATTGGAACCGTGCCAGAGAGAGCAAAGTGACATGCATTCTGGCCATCACGTGA
- the IDS gene encoding iduronate 2-sulfatase isoform X5, whose product MLPPGGGLLWLGLVLGSVCASVGSAAPGNSATDALNVLLIIVDDLRPSLGCYGDKLIRSPNMDQLASHSLLFQNAFAQQAVCAPSRVSLLTGRRPDTTRLYDFNSYWRAHSGNFSTIPQYFKENGYVTMSVGKVFHPGISSNHSDDSPYSWSVPPYHPSSEKYENTKTCRGPDGELHANLLCPVDVADVPEGTLPDKQSTEQAIRLLGKMKTSASPFFLAVGYHKPHIPFRYPKEFQKLYPLENITLAPDPQVPAGLPPVAYNPWMDIRRREDVQALNLSVPYGPIPADFQRKIRQSYFACVSYLDTQVGHLLSALDDLQLASSTIVALTSDHGWALGEHGEWAKYSNFDVTTRVPLVFYVPGRTAPLPAAGDKLFPYLDPFDSISESVEPGRQAGDLVELLSLFPTLAGLAGLRVPPRCPIPSFHVELCREGRNLLKHFQVRDSEEDPYIHVSVSRISKFYSCGRRNWNRARESKVTCILAIT is encoded by the exons ATGCTGCCGCCCGGCGGGGGCCTGCTCTGGCTTGGCCTGGTCCTGGGCTCCGTCTGCGCCTCTGTCGGATCCGCGGCGCCGGGCAACTCGGCCACAG ATGCTCTGAATGTCCTTCTAATCATCGTGGATGACCTACGCCCCTCCCTGGGTTGTTACGGGGACAAGCTCATAAGGTCCCCAAACATGGACCAGCTGGCCTCCCACAGCCTCCTCTTCCAGAATGCCTTTGCCCAG CAAGCCGTGTGCGCCCCGAGCCGCGTGTCCTTGCTCACCGGGAGGAGACCAGACACTACCCGCCTGTATGACTTCAACTCCTACTGGAGGGCACACTCTGGAAACTTCTCCACCATCCCCCAGTACTTCAAGGAGAATGGCTACGTGACCATGTCGGTTGGAAAAGTCTTTCATCCTG gAATATCTTCCAATCATAGTGATGATTCTCCTTATAGCTGGTCTGTTCCACCTTATCATCCCTCCTCTGAAAAGTATGAAAACACCAAG acCTGTAGGGGACCAGACGGAGAACTCCATGCCAACCTGCTGTGCCCTGTGGATGTGGCAGATGTGCCCGAGGGCACCCTGCCTGACAAGCAGAGCACCGAGCAAGCCATACGGTTGTTGGGAAAGATGAAAACATCTGCCAGTCCTTTCTTCCTGGCTGTGGGCTATCATAAGCCGCACATCCCCTTCAGATACCCCAAG GAATTTCAGAAGCTGTATCCCTTGGAGAACATCACCCTGGCTCCTGATCCCCAGGTCCCTGCCGGCCTCCCTCCTGTGGCCTACAACCCCTGGATGGATATCAGGCGGCGGGAGGATGTCCAAGCCTTAAACCTCAGCGTGCCCTACGGCCCGATTCCCGCCGACTTTCAG CGGAAAATCCGCCAGAGCTACTTTGCCTGTGTTTCGTATTTGGATACGCAGGTTGGCCACCTTTTGAGCGCTCTGGACGATCTTCAGCTGGCGAGCAGCACGATTGTGGCGCTTACCTCGGATCACG GGTGGGCTCTGGGCGAACACGGAGAATGGGCCAAATACAGCAATTTTGACGTCACTACTCGCGTGCCCCTGGTGTTCTATGTTCCGGGAAGGACGGCTCCGCTTCCGGCGGCAGGCGACAAGCTTTTCCCATACCTCGACCCTTTTGATTCCATCTCAGAATCAGTGGAGCCAG GCCGGCAAGCCGGGGACCTCGTGgaactgctctctctcttccccacgcTCGCGGGACTTGCAGGGCTGCGCGTCCCTCCTCGCTGCCCCATCCCCTCGTTTCACGTGGAGCTGTGCCGAGAAGGCCGGAACCTTCTGAAGCATTTTCAGGTCCGTGACTCGGAAGAAGATCCATACATCCATG TTTCAGTATCAAGAATCTCCAAATTCTACTCTTGCGGAAGGCGTAATTGGAACCGTGCCAGAGAGAGCAAAGTGACATGCATTCTGGCCATCACGTGA
- the IDS gene encoding iduronate 2-sulfatase isoform X6, which produces MLPPGGGLLWLGLVLGSVCASVGSAAPGNSATDALNVLLIIVDDLRPSLGCYGDKLIRSPNMDQLASHSLLFQNAFAQQAVCAPSRVSLLTGRRPDTTRLYDFNSYWRAHSGNFSTIPQYFKENGYVTMSVGKVFHPGISSNHSDDSPYSWSVPPYHPSSEKYENTKTCRGPDGELHANLLCPVDVADVPEGTLPDKQSTEQAIRLLGKMKTSASPFFLAVGYHKPHIPFRYPKEFQKLYPLENITLAPDPQVPAGLPPVAYNPWMDIRRREDVQALNLSVPYGPIPADFQRKIRQSYFACVSYLDTQVGHLLSALDDLQLASSTIVALTSDHGWALGEHGEWAKYSNFDVTTRVPLVFYVPGRTAPLPAAGDKLFPYLDPFDSISESVEPGRQAGDLVELLSLFPTLAGLAGLRVPPRCPIPSFHVELCREGRNLLKHFQVRDSEEDPYIHAQFQYQESPNSTLAEGVIGTVPERAK; this is translated from the exons ATGCTGCCGCCCGGCGGGGGCCTGCTCTGGCTTGGCCTGGTCCTGGGCTCCGTCTGCGCCTCTGTCGGATCCGCGGCGCCGGGCAACTCGGCCACAG ATGCTCTGAATGTCCTTCTAATCATCGTGGATGACCTACGCCCCTCCCTGGGTTGTTACGGGGACAAGCTCATAAGGTCCCCAAACATGGACCAGCTGGCCTCCCACAGCCTCCTCTTCCAGAATGCCTTTGCCCAG CAAGCCGTGTGCGCCCCGAGCCGCGTGTCCTTGCTCACCGGGAGGAGACCAGACACTACCCGCCTGTATGACTTCAACTCCTACTGGAGGGCACACTCTGGAAACTTCTCCACCATCCCCCAGTACTTCAAGGAGAATGGCTACGTGACCATGTCGGTTGGAAAAGTCTTTCATCCTG gAATATCTTCCAATCATAGTGATGATTCTCCTTATAGCTGGTCTGTTCCACCTTATCATCCCTCCTCTGAAAAGTATGAAAACACCAAG acCTGTAGGGGACCAGACGGAGAACTCCATGCCAACCTGCTGTGCCCTGTGGATGTGGCAGATGTGCCCGAGGGCACCCTGCCTGACAAGCAGAGCACCGAGCAAGCCATACGGTTGTTGGGAAAGATGAAAACATCTGCCAGTCCTTTCTTCCTGGCTGTGGGCTATCATAAGCCGCACATCCCCTTCAGATACCCCAAG GAATTTCAGAAGCTGTATCCCTTGGAGAACATCACCCTGGCTCCTGATCCCCAGGTCCCTGCCGGCCTCCCTCCTGTGGCCTACAACCCCTGGATGGATATCAGGCGGCGGGAGGATGTCCAAGCCTTAAACCTCAGCGTGCCCTACGGCCCGATTCCCGCCGACTTTCAG CGGAAAATCCGCCAGAGCTACTTTGCCTGTGTTTCGTATTTGGATACGCAGGTTGGCCACCTTTTGAGCGCTCTGGACGATCTTCAGCTGGCGAGCAGCACGATTGTGGCGCTTACCTCGGATCACG GGTGGGCTCTGGGCGAACACGGAGAATGGGCCAAATACAGCAATTTTGACGTCACTACTCGCGTGCCCCTGGTGTTCTATGTTCCGGGAAGGACGGCTCCGCTTCCGGCGGCAGGCGACAAGCTTTTCCCATACCTCGACCCTTTTGATTCCATCTCAGAATCAGTGGAGCCAG GCCGGCAAGCCGGGGACCTCGTGgaactgctctctctcttccccacgcTCGCGGGACTTGCAGGGCTGCGCGTCCCTCCTCGCTGCCCCATCCCCTCGTTTCACGTGGAGCTGTGCCGAGAAGGCCGGAACCTTCTGAAGCATTTTCAGGTCCGTGACTCGGAAGAAGATCCATACATCCATG CACAGTTTCAGTATCAAGAATCTCCAAATTCTACTCTTGCGGAAGGCGTAATTGGAACCGTGCCAGAGAGAGCAAAGTGA
- the IDS gene encoding iduronate 2-sulfatase isoform X7: MLPPGGGLLWLGLVLGSVCASVGSAAPGNSATDALNVLLIIVDDLRPSLGCYGDKLIRSPNMDQLASHSLLFQNAFAQQAVCAPSRVSLLTGRRPDTTRLYDFNSYWRAHSGNFSTIPQYFKENGYVTMSVGKVFHPGISSNHSDDSPYSWSVPPYHPSSEKYENTKTCRGPDGELHANLLCPVDVADVPEGTLPDKQSTEQAIRLLGKMKTSASPFFLAVGYHKPHIPFRYPKEFQKLYPLENITLAPDPQVPAGLPPVAYNPWMDIRRREDVQALNLSVPYGPIPADFQRKIRQSYFACVSYLDTQVGHLLSALDDLQLASSTIVALTSDHGWALGEHGEWAKYSNFDVTTRVPLVFYVPGRTAPLPAAGDKLFPYLDPFDSISESVEPGRQAGDLVELLSLFPTLAGLAGLRVPPRCPIPSFHVELCREGRNLLKHFQFQYQESPNSTLAEGVIGTVPERAK, translated from the exons ATGCTGCCGCCCGGCGGGGGCCTGCTCTGGCTTGGCCTGGTCCTGGGCTCCGTCTGCGCCTCTGTCGGATCCGCGGCGCCGGGCAACTCGGCCACAG ATGCTCTGAATGTCCTTCTAATCATCGTGGATGACCTACGCCCCTCCCTGGGTTGTTACGGGGACAAGCTCATAAGGTCCCCAAACATGGACCAGCTGGCCTCCCACAGCCTCCTCTTCCAGAATGCCTTTGCCCAG CAAGCCGTGTGCGCCCCGAGCCGCGTGTCCTTGCTCACCGGGAGGAGACCAGACACTACCCGCCTGTATGACTTCAACTCCTACTGGAGGGCACACTCTGGAAACTTCTCCACCATCCCCCAGTACTTCAAGGAGAATGGCTACGTGACCATGTCGGTTGGAAAAGTCTTTCATCCTG gAATATCTTCCAATCATAGTGATGATTCTCCTTATAGCTGGTCTGTTCCACCTTATCATCCCTCCTCTGAAAAGTATGAAAACACCAAG acCTGTAGGGGACCAGACGGAGAACTCCATGCCAACCTGCTGTGCCCTGTGGATGTGGCAGATGTGCCCGAGGGCACCCTGCCTGACAAGCAGAGCACCGAGCAAGCCATACGGTTGTTGGGAAAGATGAAAACATCTGCCAGTCCTTTCTTCCTGGCTGTGGGCTATCATAAGCCGCACATCCCCTTCAGATACCCCAAG GAATTTCAGAAGCTGTATCCCTTGGAGAACATCACCCTGGCTCCTGATCCCCAGGTCCCTGCCGGCCTCCCTCCTGTGGCCTACAACCCCTGGATGGATATCAGGCGGCGGGAGGATGTCCAAGCCTTAAACCTCAGCGTGCCCTACGGCCCGATTCCCGCCGACTTTCAG CGGAAAATCCGCCAGAGCTACTTTGCCTGTGTTTCGTATTTGGATACGCAGGTTGGCCACCTTTTGAGCGCTCTGGACGATCTTCAGCTGGCGAGCAGCACGATTGTGGCGCTTACCTCGGATCACG GGTGGGCTCTGGGCGAACACGGAGAATGGGCCAAATACAGCAATTTTGACGTCACTACTCGCGTGCCCCTGGTGTTCTATGTTCCGGGAAGGACGGCTCCGCTTCCGGCGGCAGGCGACAAGCTTTTCCCATACCTCGACCCTTTTGATTCCATCTCAGAATCAGTGGAGCCAG GCCGGCAAGCCGGGGACCTCGTGgaactgctctctctcttccccacgcTCGCGGGACTTGCAGGGCTGCGCGTCCCTCCTCGCTGCCCCATCCCCTCGTTTCACGTGGAGCTGTGCCGAGAAGGCCGGAACCTTCTGAAGCATTTTCAG TTTCAGTATCAAGAATCTCCAAATTCTACTCTTGCGGAAGGCGTAATTGGAACCGTGCCAGAGAGAGCAAAGTGA
- the IDS gene encoding iduronate 2-sulfatase isoform X3: MLPPGGGLLWLGLVLGSVCASVGSAAPGNSATDALNVLLIIVDDLRPSLGCYGDKLIRSPNMDQLASHSLLFQNAFAQQAVCAPSRVSLLTGRRPDTTRLYDFNSYWRAHSGNFSTIPQYFKENGYVTMSVGKVFHPGISSNHSDDSPYSWSVPPYHPSSEKYENTKTCRGPDGELHANLLCPVDVADVPEGTLPDKQSTEQAIRLLGKMKTSASPFFLAVGYHKPHIPFRYPKEFQKLYPLENITLAPDPQVPAGLPPVAYNPWMDIRRREDVQALNLSVPYGPIPADFQRKIRQSYFACVSYLDTQVGHLLSALDDLQLASSTIVALTSDHGWALGEHGEWAKYSNFDVTTRVPLVFYVPGRTAPLPAAGDKLFPYLDPFDSISESVEPGVKGKFTLTSVSQSSQAGPLQVASVPWLSWSLSSKKLQFEKTLPETSAGQDGHRCHGGRPVGSLPASRGPRGTALSLPHARGTCRAARPSSLPHPLVSRGAVPRRPEPSEAFSAQFQYQESPNSTLAEGVIGTVPERAK, from the exons ATGCTGCCGCCCGGCGGGGGCCTGCTCTGGCTTGGCCTGGTCCTGGGCTCCGTCTGCGCCTCTGTCGGATCCGCGGCGCCGGGCAACTCGGCCACAG ATGCTCTGAATGTCCTTCTAATCATCGTGGATGACCTACGCCCCTCCCTGGGTTGTTACGGGGACAAGCTCATAAGGTCCCCAAACATGGACCAGCTGGCCTCCCACAGCCTCCTCTTCCAGAATGCCTTTGCCCAG CAAGCCGTGTGCGCCCCGAGCCGCGTGTCCTTGCTCACCGGGAGGAGACCAGACACTACCCGCCTGTATGACTTCAACTCCTACTGGAGGGCACACTCTGGAAACTTCTCCACCATCCCCCAGTACTTCAAGGAGAATGGCTACGTGACCATGTCGGTTGGAAAAGTCTTTCATCCTG gAATATCTTCCAATCATAGTGATGATTCTCCTTATAGCTGGTCTGTTCCACCTTATCATCCCTCCTCTGAAAAGTATGAAAACACCAAG acCTGTAGGGGACCAGACGGAGAACTCCATGCCAACCTGCTGTGCCCTGTGGATGTGGCAGATGTGCCCGAGGGCACCCTGCCTGACAAGCAGAGCACCGAGCAAGCCATACGGTTGTTGGGAAAGATGAAAACATCTGCCAGTCCTTTCTTCCTGGCTGTGGGCTATCATAAGCCGCACATCCCCTTCAGATACCCCAAG GAATTTCAGAAGCTGTATCCCTTGGAGAACATCACCCTGGCTCCTGATCCCCAGGTCCCTGCCGGCCTCCCTCCTGTGGCCTACAACCCCTGGATGGATATCAGGCGGCGGGAGGATGTCCAAGCCTTAAACCTCAGCGTGCCCTACGGCCCGATTCCCGCCGACTTTCAG CGGAAAATCCGCCAGAGCTACTTTGCCTGTGTTTCGTATTTGGATACGCAGGTTGGCCACCTTTTGAGCGCTCTGGACGATCTTCAGCTGGCGAGCAGCACGATTGTGGCGCTTACCTCGGATCACG GGTGGGCTCTGGGCGAACACGGAGAATGGGCCAAATACAGCAATTTTGACGTCACTACTCGCGTGCCCCTGGTGTTCTATGTTCCGGGAAGGACGGCTCCGCTTCCGGCGGCAGGCGACAAGCTTTTCCCATACCTCGACCCTTTTGATTCCATCTCAGAATCAGTGGAGCCAG GAGTGAAGGGCAAGTTTACTTTGACCTCCGTGTCTCAGTCCTCCCAAGCTGGTCCTCTCCAGGTAGCGTCAGTCCCCTGGTTATCCTGGTCTTTGTCTTCCAAAAAGCTCCAGTTTGAGAAAACACTTCCGGAAACATCAGCTGGACAAGATGGCCATCGCTGCCACGGGGGTCGGCCTGTGGGTTCTCT GCCGGCAAGCCGGGGACCTCGTGgaactgctctctctcttccccacgcTCGCGGGACTTGCAGGGCTGCGCGTCCCTCCTCGCTGCCCCATCCCCTCGTTTCACGTGGAGCTGTGCCGAGAAGGCCGGAACCTTCTGAAGCATTTTCAG CACAGTTTCAGTATCAAGAATCTCCAAATTCTACTCTTGCGGAAGGCGTAATTGGAACCGTGCCAGAGAGAGCAAAGTGA